One part of the Amphiprion ocellaris isolate individual 3 ecotype Okinawa chromosome 24, ASM2253959v1, whole genome shotgun sequence genome encodes these proteins:
- the LOC111571822 gene encoding microtubule-associated protein 2-like isoform X6, translated as MADGRQPDEHWASNGQENGENGYSAYSSAYRENGYHGGAAAHPGTTVDDSANLPPSPPPSPSAEQIGPVAQAQPEESINKACCESAMKEDEPHMSSLHEKQVAAERPKPEGEELALNEPPLPSVKDKDLSDTYSTKRDNQNRMDALEEAAVNQMLLESEAKEALLTEDLSNPKAEDKVGIVVPSESGAPMSESKEKTGAVEAINKEDEGSDVRLHETPVTNIQNADQRQETVKSSPEPGTQLKTTSDIFVEHKSQSKIYFETFSKSQEEESPQTQSYYELSTAAEAKLSGENESIAQKLEEPQEEKVITSGKMSLEQRSLSLNITVGSSMAQTPKGEKLSTFSASLFPVSGSFDESAPSEESHTPQFPPAVSVTPTTTAQPEDIPTKAEAPLPSDKHTSSFERSGSLSEMLDLAGALPSPSLEKREFDMRRKSVPANVSALVGSSLAKLALADQTSRVVTRESQLEELGYCVFSEYSGPMPSPADVPSPGDSPHQHFPSVEGEVEEDVGATEVEGVHKGVQQKSLKGITPEISSKTIMEKKDALVKTSLILEKAVTSGIKPDRLRIPMTGSKDRLSEFRLETGLPGDLKIQAIPEVDIEKDPSREASPIPPDNSFTFNPSETGSKTPLTPSTPKSPDDTPPEAQITEGKAIKDVLAVVKAEKRFDSERVDDKQPELDKEKLKAETKKSEERHDKPSALSQCLGESTKEDDKKSEHETPARLGGRDRQDTSNTAQDLCTEKRLDEKEIHIQEVTLAKGSPMPQISSPVIIIPQAQVEEEAEEDDDIEIAEEPQEMMEEAEEPPHFKTDQAKESLITEVSKEEQKKEPVRLMVGDQLLDEDPKSGADDWSHSAQNSDDGEPATDSSHLSPCSDHDLPQQTEEGSRDEEMGMDKSEEDLQIDKMEEEKEDHEGIKTDQTREEGEKVGSDEKGEEENKMLEKEDEGTERMGKKDSKSVQEVDKTSDVLCQTSQAANDETTMDTSILDTDSGWMESQDDDKSIMTEQIEVLPKTQSSTSTPVVVDRPTKRGRGRGHYGTTDCKVSRKVLSHHPPREEMKKKKVGVRRADQNKVSALQSRSPSRKSVAKVVARHPRPAVLHGSARRKATGMEHHQPLSVAHQSRERTTERSYRSPEKRSSLPRPAKSLTRHIPAAEQEDNSTPSRPTCTDSARSRSVRSGASTPGSSAVTPGTPPSYSCRTPGSRTPGSHTPKSFSVLQEKKVAVIRTPPKSPSSAQRQLKVLNQPLPDLKNVKSKIGSTSNLKHQPKGGQIQILSEKLDFSHVQSKCGSKDNLKHTPKGGNVMIPSVKLDFSHVQSKCGSLDKIQHTAGGGNIQIQTKKIDLSHITSKCGSMSNIRHRPGGGNVRIDNVKLDFKEKAQAKVGSLDNTTHTPGGGNVMIESHKLTFRETAKARVDHGAEIVITQSPGIETGGTSPRLSSAGSINLLESPQLSTLAQDVTAALAKQGL; from the exons ATGGCAGACGGTCGGCAGCCAGACGAGCACTGGGCCTCAAACGGCCAGGAAAATGGCGAGAATGGTTACTCTGCCTACAGCTCTGCCTACAGGGAGAATGGATACCATGGTGGAGCAGCTGCGCATCCTGGAACGACAG TGGATGACTCAGCCAATTtgcctccctcccctcccccctCTCCATCCGCTGAGCAGATTGGGCCCGTGGCACAAG CCCAGCCAGAAGAGAGTATCAATAAGGCATGTTGTGAGTCTGCTATGAAAGAAGATGAGCCTCACATGTCATCGCTACATGAGAAACAGGTGGCTGCTGAAAGACCAAAACCTGAAGGAGAAGAACTTGCCTTGAATGAACCTCCCCTTCCCTCTGTGAAAGACAAAGATCTTTCTGACACTTACTCAACTAAGCGGGATAATCAAAACAGAATGGATGCACTAGAAGAGGCTGCTGTGAACCAAATGCTTTTGGAGTCTGAAGCAAAAGAAGCTTTACTAACAGAAGACTTATCAAATCCTAAGGCAGAGGACAAAGTGGGAATTGTGGTACCGAGTGAATCAGGAGCCCCTATGAgtgagagcaaagaaaaaacagggGCAGTCGAGGCGATAAATAAGGAAGATGAGGGCAGTGATGTCAGGTTGCATGAGACACCAGTGACTAACATTCAAAATGCAGACCAGAGGCAAGAAACAGTGAAGTCAAGTCCTGAACCTGGCACACAGTTGAAAaccacttcagatatttttgtaGAACACAAATCACAATCAAAAATCTACTTTGAGACATTCTCCAAAAGCCAAGAAGAGGAGTCGCCACAAACCCAGAGCTATTATGAACTCAGCACAGCAGCAGAGGCAAAGTTAAGTGGAGAAAATGAGAGCATTGCACAAAAGCTCGAGgagccacaggaggaaaaagtTATAACATCTGGTAAGATGTCTTTAGAACAAAGAAGCCTCTCTCTGAACATTACTGTTGGGTCTTCAATGGCACAGACACCAAAGGGAGAGAAGTTAAGCACCTTCTCAGCAAGCTTGTTTCCAGTCAGTGGAAGCTTTGATGAATCAGCTCCATCCGAGGAAAGCCATACACCTCAATTTCCTCCCGCTGTCTCCGTTACCCCAACTACCACTGCACAACCTGAAGATATCCCCACCAAGGCAGAAGCGCCTTTACCTTCTGATAAGCACACATCTAGTTTTGAACGATCAGGAAGCCTCTCTGAGATGTTGGACTTGGCTGGAGCGCTGCCTAGTCCGTCACTCGAGAAGAGGGAGTTCGACATGAGACGGAAGTCAGTGCCTGCCAATGTATCGGCTCTAGTGGGGAGTTCTTTGGCAAAGCTTGCATTGGCAGATCAAACTTCAAGAGTGGTGACAAGAGAAAGCCAGCTGGAGGAACTTGGCTATTGTGTCTTCAGTGAGTACTCGGGGCCTATGCCTTCTCCTGCTGACGTTCCCAGTCCTGGAGACTCTCCACACCAGCATTTCCCTTCTGTGGAGGGTGAAGTAGAGGAAGATGTTGGGGCCACGGAAGTTGAAGGTGTTCACAAAGGAGTGCAGCAAAAAAGTCTTAAAGGAATTACCCCTGAGATCTCTTCAAAAACAATTATGGAAAAGAAAGATGCACTGGTCAAGACTAGCCTGATTCTTGAAAAAGCTGTGACAAGTGGAATAAAACCAGATCGTCTTAGAATTCCAATGACCGGTTCAAAAGACAGACTGAGTGAGTTTCGTTTAGAGACGGGCCTGCCTGGGGACCTAAAGATCCAAGCAATCCCAGAGGTAGACATTGAAAAAGACCCCTCAAGAGAGGCCTCTCCCATCCCACCAGACAATTCCTTTACTTTCAATCCCTCAGAAACTGGAAGCAAGACTCCCCTGACTCCCAGCACCCCCAAATCCCCAGATGACACACCTCCAGAAGCCCAAATCACTGAAGGGAAGGCAATAAAAGATGTCTTAGCAGTGGTGAAAGCAGAGAAAAGGTTCGATTCTGAGAGGGTTGATGATAAACAGCCAGAGTTAGACAAAGAAAAGTTGAAagctgagacaaaaaaatctgaagaaagACATGATAAACCCTCAGCGTTGTCTCAGTGTTTAGGTGAGAGCACAAAAGAAGATGACAAGAAGagtgaacatgagacacctgCAAGATTAGGAGGAAGAGATAGGCAAGATACCTCAAATACTGCTCAGGATTTATGCACAGAAAAGCGTTTAGATGAGAAAGAAATCCACATACAGGAAGTGACTCTGGCAAAAGGCTCACCAATGCCACAGATATCCTCTCCAGTCATCATTATACCTCAAGCACAAGTAGAGGAAGAAgcagaggaggatgatgatATCGAGATAGCTGAAGAGCCTCAAGAGATGATGGAAGAAGCTGAAGAGCCTCCGCACTTCAAGACAGATCAAGCAAAGGAAAGTCTAATTACGGAGGTTTCTAAAGAAGAGCAAAAGAAAGAGCCAGTGAGGCTGATGGTAGGTGATCAGCTGCTGGATGAAGATCCCAAGTCTGGAGCAGATGATTGGAGTCATAGTGCCCAAAACAGTGATGATGGGGAACCTGCAACAGACAGTTCGCACTTGTCTCCATGCTCTGATCATGACCTaccacagcaaacagaggaagGAAGCAGAGATGAAGAGATGGGAATGGATAAAAGTGAAGAGGACTTGCAAATAGATAAgatggaagaggagaaagaggatCATGAAGGGATAAAGACAGATCAAacaagagaggagggggagaaagtTGGTTCTGATGAGAAAGGTGAAGAGGAGaataaaatgttggaaaaagagGATGAGGGGACTGAGAGGATGGGGAAGAAGGACAGTAAGAGTGTTCAGGAGGTGGACAAGACCTCTGATGTTCTCTGCCAGACCAGTCAGGCAGCGAACGACGAAACCACCATGGACACGTCGATCCTTGATACAGACAGTGGCTGGATGGAGTCGCAAG ATGATGACAAAAGTATCATGACTGAGCAAATCGAAGTCCTTCCTAAGACCCAGAGTTCTACCAGCACACCAGTGGTGGTGGACAGACCCACTAAACGGGGCAGAGGAAGGGGCCACTATGGTACCACTGATTGTAAAGTGTCCCGCAAAGTACTGAGTCACCATCCACCAagagaggagatgaagaagaaaaaag TAGGCGTGAGGAGGGCTGACCAGAATAAGGTGTCAGCCCTCCAAAGTCGTTCTCCGTCTCGAAAGAGTGTAGCCAAAGTGGTGGCCAGACATCCTAGGCCTGCTGTGCTTCATGGCTCTGCTAGACGCAAGGCCACAG GTATGGAGCACCATCAGCCCCTAAGTGTGGCCCACCAGTCCAGGGAGAGGACCACT GAGAGATCataccgcagcccggagaagaGGTCGTCTCTACCTCGGCCGGCCAAGTCTCTGACCCGCCATATCCCTGCTGCTGAGCAAGAAGACAACAGCACACCCTCCAGGCCAACCT GTACAGACTCGGCACGCTCCCGATCAGTCCGTAGCGGAGCCTCCACCCCGGGCTCCTCCGCCGTCACACCCGGCACGCCCCCCAGCTACTCCTGCCGCACTCCAGGCTCACGCACCCCTGGCAGCCACACACCAAAGTCCTTCAGCGTCCTCCAGGAGAAGAAGGTGGCGGTGATCCGGACCCCACCCAAGTCGCCGTCCTCCGCTCAGCGGCAGCTGAAAGTTCTCAATCAGCCCCTGCCCGACTTGAAGAATGTAAAGTCCAAGATCGGGTCCACCTCCAACCTTAAACATCAACCTAAAGGCGGACAG attcaaATTTTAAGCGAGAAGCTGGACTTCAGTCATGTTCAGTCAAAGTGCGGCTCCAAGGATAATCTGAAGCACACGCCCAAAGGAGGCAAT GTCATGATTCCGAGTGTTAAGCTGGACTTTAGCCATGTTCAGTCTAAATGTGGCTCCCTGGACAAAATTCAGCACACGGCAGGCGGGGGAAAC ATCCAAATCCAGACCAAGAAGATCGACTTGAGCCACATCACGTCCAAATGTGGCTCCATGTCCAACATCCGTCACAGACCAG GAGGAGGCAATGTCCGTATTGACAATGTGAAGCTGGACTTTAAAGAGAAGGCCCAAGCCAAGGTCGGCTCACTGGACAACACCACCCACACACCTGGAGGGGGGAATGTGATG ATCGAGAGCCACAAGCTGACCTTCAGGGAAACGGCGAAAGCTCGGGTGGACCACGGCGCAGAAATTGTCATCACCCAGTCCCCGGGGATCGAGACCGGGGGCACTTCTCCTCGTCTGTCCTCCGCAGGCAGCATCAACCTCCTGGAgtcacctcagctctctacgcTGGCTCAGGATGTCACCGCTGCCCTGGCCAAGCAGGGCTTATGA
- the LOC111571822 gene encoding microtubule-associated protein 2-like isoform X5, with amino-acid sequence MADGRQPDEHWASNGQENGENGYSAYSSAYRENGYHGGAAAHPGTTVDDSANLPPSPPPSPSAEQIGPVAQAQPEESINKACCESAMKEDEPHMSSLHEKQVAAERPKPEGEELALNEPPLPSVKDKDLSDTYSTKRDNQNRMDALEEAAVNQMLLESEAKEALLTEDLSNPKAEDKVGIVVPSESGAPMSESKEKTGAVEAINKEDEGSDVRLHETPVTNIQNADQRQETVKSSPEPGTQLKTTSDIFVEHKSQSKIYFETFSKSQEEESPQTQSYYELSTAAEAKLSGENESIAQKLEEPQEEKVITSGKMSLEQRSLSLNITVGSSMAQTPKGEKLSTFSASLFPVSGSFDESAPSEESHTPQFPPAVSVTPTTTAQPEDIPTKAEAPLPSDKHTSSFERSGSLSEMLDLAGALPSPSLEKREFDMRRKSVPANVSALVGSSLAKLALADQTSRVVTRESQLEELGYCVFSEYSGPMPSPADVPSPGDSPHQHFPSVEGEVEEDVGATEVEGVHKGVQQKSLKGITPEISSKTIMEKKDALVKTSLILEKAVTSGIKPDRLRIPMTGSKDRLSEFRLETGLPGDLKIQAIPEVDIEKDPSREASPIPPDNSFTFNPSETGSKTPLTPSTPKSPDDTPPEAQITEGKAIKDVLAVVKAEKRFDSERVDDKQPELDKEKLKAETKKSEERHDKPSALSQCLGESTKEDDKKSEHETPARLGGRDRQDTSNTAQDLCTEKRLDEKEIHIQEVTLAKGSPMPQISSPVIIIPQAQVEEEAEEDDDIEIAEEPQEMMEEAEEPPHFKTDQAKESLITEVSKEEQKKEPVRLMVGDQLLDEDPKSGADDWSHSAQNSDDGEPATDSSHLSPCSDHDLPQQTEEGSRDEEMGMDKSEEDLQIDKMEEEKEDHEGIKTDQTREEGEKVGSDEKGEEENKMLEKEDEGTERMGKKDSKSVQEVDKTSDVLCQTSQAANDETTMDTSILDTDSGWMESQDDDKSIMTEQIEVLPKTQSSTSTPVVVDRPTKRGRGRGHYGTTDCKVSRKVLSHHPPREEMKKKKVGVRRADQNKVSALQSRSPSRKSVAKVVARHPRPAVLHGSARRKATGMEHHQPLSVAHQSRERTTERSYRSPEKRSSLPRPAKSLTRHIPAAEQEDNSTPSRPTSIRTESRADGRSGRAPSMAGTDSARSRSVRSGASTPGSSAVTPGTPPSYSCRTPGSRTPGSHTPKSFSVLQEKKVAVIRTPPKSPSSAQRQLKVLNQPLPDLKNVKSKIGSTSNLKHQPKGGQIQILSEKLDFSHVQSKCGSKDNLKHTPKGGNVMIPSVKLDFSHVQSKCGSLDKIQHTAGGGNIQIQTKKIDLSHITSKCGSMSNIRHRPGGGNVRIDNVKLDFKEKAQAKVGSLDNTTHTPGGGNVMIESHKLTFRETAKARVDHGAEIVITQSPGIETGGTSPRLSSAGSINLLESPQLSTLAQDVTAALAKQGL; translated from the exons ATGGCAGACGGTCGGCAGCCAGACGAGCACTGGGCCTCAAACGGCCAGGAAAATGGCGAGAATGGTTACTCTGCCTACAGCTCTGCCTACAGGGAGAATGGATACCATGGTGGAGCAGCTGCGCATCCTGGAACGACAG TGGATGACTCAGCCAATTtgcctccctcccctcccccctCTCCATCCGCTGAGCAGATTGGGCCCGTGGCACAAG CCCAGCCAGAAGAGAGTATCAATAAGGCATGTTGTGAGTCTGCTATGAAAGAAGATGAGCCTCACATGTCATCGCTACATGAGAAACAGGTGGCTGCTGAAAGACCAAAACCTGAAGGAGAAGAACTTGCCTTGAATGAACCTCCCCTTCCCTCTGTGAAAGACAAAGATCTTTCTGACACTTACTCAACTAAGCGGGATAATCAAAACAGAATGGATGCACTAGAAGAGGCTGCTGTGAACCAAATGCTTTTGGAGTCTGAAGCAAAAGAAGCTTTACTAACAGAAGACTTATCAAATCCTAAGGCAGAGGACAAAGTGGGAATTGTGGTACCGAGTGAATCAGGAGCCCCTATGAgtgagagcaaagaaaaaacagggGCAGTCGAGGCGATAAATAAGGAAGATGAGGGCAGTGATGTCAGGTTGCATGAGACACCAGTGACTAACATTCAAAATGCAGACCAGAGGCAAGAAACAGTGAAGTCAAGTCCTGAACCTGGCACACAGTTGAAAaccacttcagatatttttgtaGAACACAAATCACAATCAAAAATCTACTTTGAGACATTCTCCAAAAGCCAAGAAGAGGAGTCGCCACAAACCCAGAGCTATTATGAACTCAGCACAGCAGCAGAGGCAAAGTTAAGTGGAGAAAATGAGAGCATTGCACAAAAGCTCGAGgagccacaggaggaaaaagtTATAACATCTGGTAAGATGTCTTTAGAACAAAGAAGCCTCTCTCTGAACATTACTGTTGGGTCTTCAATGGCACAGACACCAAAGGGAGAGAAGTTAAGCACCTTCTCAGCAAGCTTGTTTCCAGTCAGTGGAAGCTTTGATGAATCAGCTCCATCCGAGGAAAGCCATACACCTCAATTTCCTCCCGCTGTCTCCGTTACCCCAACTACCACTGCACAACCTGAAGATATCCCCACCAAGGCAGAAGCGCCTTTACCTTCTGATAAGCACACATCTAGTTTTGAACGATCAGGAAGCCTCTCTGAGATGTTGGACTTGGCTGGAGCGCTGCCTAGTCCGTCACTCGAGAAGAGGGAGTTCGACATGAGACGGAAGTCAGTGCCTGCCAATGTATCGGCTCTAGTGGGGAGTTCTTTGGCAAAGCTTGCATTGGCAGATCAAACTTCAAGAGTGGTGACAAGAGAAAGCCAGCTGGAGGAACTTGGCTATTGTGTCTTCAGTGAGTACTCGGGGCCTATGCCTTCTCCTGCTGACGTTCCCAGTCCTGGAGACTCTCCACACCAGCATTTCCCTTCTGTGGAGGGTGAAGTAGAGGAAGATGTTGGGGCCACGGAAGTTGAAGGTGTTCACAAAGGAGTGCAGCAAAAAAGTCTTAAAGGAATTACCCCTGAGATCTCTTCAAAAACAATTATGGAAAAGAAAGATGCACTGGTCAAGACTAGCCTGATTCTTGAAAAAGCTGTGACAAGTGGAATAAAACCAGATCGTCTTAGAATTCCAATGACCGGTTCAAAAGACAGACTGAGTGAGTTTCGTTTAGAGACGGGCCTGCCTGGGGACCTAAAGATCCAAGCAATCCCAGAGGTAGACATTGAAAAAGACCCCTCAAGAGAGGCCTCTCCCATCCCACCAGACAATTCCTTTACTTTCAATCCCTCAGAAACTGGAAGCAAGACTCCCCTGACTCCCAGCACCCCCAAATCCCCAGATGACACACCTCCAGAAGCCCAAATCACTGAAGGGAAGGCAATAAAAGATGTCTTAGCAGTGGTGAAAGCAGAGAAAAGGTTCGATTCTGAGAGGGTTGATGATAAACAGCCAGAGTTAGACAAAGAAAAGTTGAAagctgagacaaaaaaatctgaagaaagACATGATAAACCCTCAGCGTTGTCTCAGTGTTTAGGTGAGAGCACAAAAGAAGATGACAAGAAGagtgaacatgagacacctgCAAGATTAGGAGGAAGAGATAGGCAAGATACCTCAAATACTGCTCAGGATTTATGCACAGAAAAGCGTTTAGATGAGAAAGAAATCCACATACAGGAAGTGACTCTGGCAAAAGGCTCACCAATGCCACAGATATCCTCTCCAGTCATCATTATACCTCAAGCACAAGTAGAGGAAGAAgcagaggaggatgatgatATCGAGATAGCTGAAGAGCCTCAAGAGATGATGGAAGAAGCTGAAGAGCCTCCGCACTTCAAGACAGATCAAGCAAAGGAAAGTCTAATTACGGAGGTTTCTAAAGAAGAGCAAAAGAAAGAGCCAGTGAGGCTGATGGTAGGTGATCAGCTGCTGGATGAAGATCCCAAGTCTGGAGCAGATGATTGGAGTCATAGTGCCCAAAACAGTGATGATGGGGAACCTGCAACAGACAGTTCGCACTTGTCTCCATGCTCTGATCATGACCTaccacagcaaacagaggaagGAAGCAGAGATGAAGAGATGGGAATGGATAAAAGTGAAGAGGACTTGCAAATAGATAAgatggaagaggagaaagaggatCATGAAGGGATAAAGACAGATCAAacaagagaggagggggagaaagtTGGTTCTGATGAGAAAGGTGAAGAGGAGaataaaatgttggaaaaagagGATGAGGGGACTGAGAGGATGGGGAAGAAGGACAGTAAGAGTGTTCAGGAGGTGGACAAGACCTCTGATGTTCTCTGCCAGACCAGTCAGGCAGCGAACGACGAAACCACCATGGACACGTCGATCCTTGATACAGACAGTGGCTGGATGGAGTCGCAAG ATGATGACAAAAGTATCATGACTGAGCAAATCGAAGTCCTTCCTAAGACCCAGAGTTCTACCAGCACACCAGTGGTGGTGGACAGACCCACTAAACGGGGCAGAGGAAGGGGCCACTATGGTACCACTGATTGTAAAGTGTCCCGCAAAGTACTGAGTCACCATCCACCAagagaggagatgaagaagaaaaaag TAGGCGTGAGGAGGGCTGACCAGAATAAGGTGTCAGCCCTCCAAAGTCGTTCTCCGTCTCGAAAGAGTGTAGCCAAAGTGGTGGCCAGACATCCTAGGCCTGCTGTGCTTCATGGCTCTGCTAGACGCAAGGCCACAG GTATGGAGCACCATCAGCCCCTAAGTGTGGCCCACCAGTCCAGGGAGAGGACCACT GAGAGATCataccgcagcccggagaagaGGTCGTCTCTACCTCGGCCGGCCAAGTCTCTGACCCGCCATATCCCTGCTGCTGAGCAAGAAGACAACAGCACACCCTCCAGGCCAACCT CGATCCGAACCGAGTCCAGAGCGGACGGCAGGTCTGGAAGAGCCCCTAGTATGGCAG GTACAGACTCGGCACGCTCCCGATCAGTCCGTAGCGGAGCCTCCACCCCGGGCTCCTCCGCCGTCACACCCGGCACGCCCCCCAGCTACTCCTGCCGCACTCCAGGCTCACGCACCCCTGGCAGCCACACACCAAAGTCCTTCAGCGTCCTCCAGGAGAAGAAGGTGGCGGTGATCCGGACCCCACCCAAGTCGCCGTCCTCCGCTCAGCGGCAGCTGAAAGTTCTCAATCAGCCCCTGCCCGACTTGAAGAATGTAAAGTCCAAGATCGGGTCCACCTCCAACCTTAAACATCAACCTAAAGGCGGACAG attcaaATTTTAAGCGAGAAGCTGGACTTCAGTCATGTTCAGTCAAAGTGCGGCTCCAAGGATAATCTGAAGCACACGCCCAAAGGAGGCAAT GTCATGATTCCGAGTGTTAAGCTGGACTTTAGCCATGTTCAGTCTAAATGTGGCTCCCTGGACAAAATTCAGCACACGGCAGGCGGGGGAAAC ATCCAAATCCAGACCAAGAAGATCGACTTGAGCCACATCACGTCCAAATGTGGCTCCATGTCCAACATCCGTCACAGACCAG GAGGAGGCAATGTCCGTATTGACAATGTGAAGCTGGACTTTAAAGAGAAGGCCCAAGCCAAGGTCGGCTCACTGGACAACACCACCCACACACCTGGAGGGGGGAATGTGATG ATCGAGAGCCACAAGCTGACCTTCAGGGAAACGGCGAAAGCTCGGGTGGACCACGGCGCAGAAATTGTCATCACCCAGTCCCCGGGGATCGAGACCGGGGGCACTTCTCCTCGTCTGTCCTCCGCAGGCAGCATCAACCTCCTGGAgtcacctcagctctctacgcTGGCTCAGGATGTCACCGCTGCCCTGGCCAAGCAGGGCTTATGA